A window of Nocardia arthritidis genomic DNA:
GTTTCGTGATGCGCTGTCCGCCTGGTGGGCCGGTCGGCTCACCAGGCTGCGCGCCGCTGTTGCCGGAGGTGGACGGTGACCGAAGAATGGGTGGGTGAGTTCGGAAGATGTGGCCGATCGGGCCGCGCTGGACGGGGAGCGGGCGCTGGTCGGCAGGGCGGTCGCGGGCGATCCGGGCGCGGTCGCGGAAGTTGTTCGGCTGCTGCAGGATCCGCTGTATCGGTTGGCGCTGCGGATGGTGTGGCGGCCGGCCGACGCCGAGGACGCCACCCAGGAGATCATGCTGCGGGTGCTCGGCAAACTCGACACGTGGCGGGCCGAGGCGCGGCTGTTGACCTGGGCGTATCGCGTCGGGGCCAATTATCTGATCAACCTGCGCAGGCAGACGCCGCAGCTCAGCCTCGACACCTACCGGGAGGATTTGGCCGACGGACTGGCGGAGGCGGATTACCGCGGTCCGGAGGCGCGGCTGCTGACCGACGAGGTGCGGCTGAACTGTAGTCAGGCGATGCTGCAATGCCTGGCCCGCGACGAGCGGATCGCCTTCGTCCTCTCCGATGTCTTCGAGCTGAGCTCACACGATGCGGCCTGGGTTCTCGACATCACCCCGGAGGCGTACCGAAAACGCTTGGCGCGCGCCAAGAAACGGCTCGGCAACTTCCTGAACTCGGCTTGCGGCATCGCCGATCCCAAGGCGTTCTGCCGGTGTGCGCGCCGGGTGGACAAGGCGATGGAACTCGGCCGGGTCGATCCCCGGCGGCTCCACTTCGCCACCCATCCGATCGCGCCGGGCGGGCGCGGCGTTCGCGAGGCCGAACAGCAGATGGTCCGGCTGCACGACGCGGCGGCGGTCATCCGAGTCCATCCCGATTACGCTGCGCCCCAAGCGAAAATGGACGCCATCGCCGGTCTGCTGGAGTCCGGTCGCTTCCCGTTGCTCGGTGATTAGCGAGCAGGTGCGAACAGGTTCCCGGTGACCACGCCGCGGACGGTGCGGGTGGCGACAACGGCCCACGCGGCGACAAGCAGCGCGTACAGCACCACCGCGGCGGCTCCGAAAAGGTATGCGCCGGTGTGCGAATAGAGCACGGTGCTGCCGGTGACGCAGGTGCCGAGCGGGAAGG
This region includes:
- a CDS encoding RNA polymerase sigma factor encodes the protein MSSEDVADRAALDGERALVGRAVAGDPGAVAEVVRLLQDPLYRLALRMVWRPADAEDATQEIMLRVLGKLDTWRAEARLLTWAYRVGANYLINLRRQTPQLSLDTYREDLADGLAEADYRGPEARLLTDEVRLNCSQAMLQCLARDERIAFVLSDVFELSSHDAAWVLDITPEAYRKRLARAKKRLGNFLNSACGIADPKAFCRCARRVDKAMELGRVDPRRLHFATHPIAPGGRGVREAEQQMVRLHDAAAVIRVHPDYAAPQAKMDAIAGLLESGRFPLLGD